A window from Chryseobacterium vaccae encodes these proteins:
- a CDS encoding GNAT family N-acetyltransferase, whose amino-acid sequence MSDINNEVTIVNFEPQYKETFKTLNEEWIKTFFIMEPGDYKLLDHPEEQILNKGGHVVFALLNGEVVGTCALVKTNNEPLTFELSKMAVSPKAQGKKIGYLLGHTLIEKAKELKAERVFLETNSVLVPAIKLYEKLGFQHMPVTSPAYDRADVQMELHL is encoded by the coding sequence ATGAGTGATATAAATAATGAAGTAACAATTGTCAATTTTGAGCCTCAGTATAAAGAGACTTTTAAAACATTGAATGAAGAATGGATCAAAACGTTCTTTATCATGGAACCCGGCGATTATAAGCTGCTGGATCATCCTGAAGAACAGATTCTGAATAAAGGCGGTCATGTTGTTTTTGCTTTGCTCAATGGCGAAGTGGTAGGAACCTGTGCCCTGGTAAAAACCAATAATGAACCCCTTACGTTTGAACTTTCAAAGATGGCGGTAAGCCCTAAAGCTCAGGGAAAGAAAATCGGGTATCTGCTGGGACATACTTTAATAGAAAAAGCAAAAGAGCTAAAAGCGGAAAGGGTTTTTCTGGAGACCAATTCAGTTTTGGTTCCTGCGATAAAACTCTACGAAAAATTAGGTTTTCAGCATATGCCGGTTACCAGTCCCGCATATGACCGGGCGGATGTACAGATGGAGCTACATCTGTAG
- a CDS encoding DNA repair ATPase has protein sequence MSEKLNSGTYEIIQNRLNEQKNDLIQRLQKLNESRKSIFGGIDFSLIANERISTDHNCIAKDIFSLGDQLIFGSNAHLGLQTEINISDVFSIYTINKNRFEPQDYTLINDEVFIDEFKNLYKYYRNTFFARFAFTENYLYMVFQLSESTSDIKAFKWLIKDNQLTYVDSRSASETSYPQQHGFVWTKATRDMQRSGKHPHISLADKVFVESIGGDITIKVEDNTDTGKGIYSEDVIHKDQNLDDAEIHFCDLDNLVLFKIKPYQETERYFIYNHKEKTVSRADALKYSGLLLPENQGVLFSNGYALQTGGLKVISQDQNRLYYLKTVTEPNGENFLYVFYDDKTNNYQLISYNIITQTIETPIRCSGFSLLNDGKLIYLRESIETTKHHLAQIWQTPFSKELQPNAEKADSLIYKIGNKDIVRVMAESQELITLLNKKDSYSGLYDDIVKLSTFILDTYYFLGENEVQNLNQPLKEIRKIAHSAINEYEKVVEQRKNTAEALEKIKLSCQKILDDTKRLHYSQLTEYIDALSQIRTLRGEVTGARELKYADTALLDSLEKSLADRYTELSNACVDFLLQEGALLPYEEKAQQISEEITGLQKAVDAKVIEENINTLSGQLELLVDIVNNLKIEDTSQSTQIIENISQIFARLNQERLELGKRKREISGKELASDFQAQITLFDQSVINFLELSQTPEKCDEYLTKLSIQLEEMGTKFVDFDEFIQKIEEKREEVYGHFQNKRVQLTEARNKRTQNLFEAAQRILKSVQTKAESFDSENEINGYYASDLMVEKARDLARQLAELEDSAKSEEIQTLLKTSQQEAVRKLKDKKEIYADGESIIALGDYKFAVNQQKLDLTLVLRNAQYYYHLTGTSFYEPLLFDGTEDFREVWNQEFVSENAQVKRFEYLAWNVFSTHKKIAADPENEAAVQQFTAAHFGEGLVKGVHDKDAQVIVSKLQQMHNELGLMRFSAGERALAQLFWLFLKEERKEYYTRQFEAAEIISRSFANTQGFEYLLKELSEEIRTFASETKFLDNTDFSNAALYLKQENRESFLITEQAGALYELFLKELKEKGKDLEFIEQIKAMYIYPSACYYTAESALKAFDPNADENVICETAAFLITQKFDPKNIRHVSYETTIKDLKSLEKDTEYPLNYFEFASRLGHFNTVTVPKYRKLQDLKYNWVGEKKKALKLDTFKPQVLSSFVRNKLINDVYFPLIGANLAKQLGTAGSDKRTDRMGMLLLVSPPGYGKTTLMEYMAERMGLVFMKINGPSLGYDILSTDPSEAKNAGARQELEKLNLALEMGDNVMLYLDDIQHCNPEFLQKFISLADGQRKIEGIYNGESKTYDLRSKRFCLVMAGNPYTENGEKFKIPDMLANRSDTYNLGEISGARTDLFDLSLIENSLMSNEYLTRLTQPGIDNLYELYECVITNNPADNLKGNFSSNEIADFRAVLENTIMVRNMILKVNREYIASAAMSDDYRNEPPFKLQGSYRNMNKLIAQIQPILKKNEVIQIVLDHYQNESQTLTTGAEANMLKLKELIDVISEEENERWNEIKKTFVKNKTLKGLGENDRMSQIVALLAQFGDGLEGIKEALRKTEQ, from the coding sequence ATGTCAGAAAAACTTAATTCCGGAACATACGAAATTATTCAGAACCGTCTGAATGAGCAGAAGAATGATCTGATCCAAAGACTTCAAAAGCTTAATGAAAGCCGTAAAAGTATCTTCGGAGGAATAGATTTTTCTCTTATTGCCAACGAAAGGATTTCTACAGATCACAACTGTATCGCCAAAGATATATTTTCTCTAGGGGATCAGCTCATCTTCGGATCCAATGCGCACCTGGGACTGCAGACGGAAATTAATATTTCAGATGTTTTTTCAATATACACAATCAATAAAAACCGCTTTGAACCTCAGGATTATACCCTGATTAATGATGAGGTTTTTATTGACGAATTCAAAAACCTTTACAAATATTACAGAAATACCTTCTTTGCAAGGTTCGCTTTTACAGAGAATTATCTCTATATGGTTTTCCAGCTTTCAGAGAGTACTTCAGATATCAAGGCTTTCAAATGGTTGATCAAAGATAATCAGCTTACTTATGTAGATTCAAGAAGTGCTTCGGAAACATCATATCCGCAGCAGCACGGCTTCGTATGGACAAAAGCCACAAGAGATATGCAGCGGTCCGGAAAACATCCGCATATTTCTTTGGCAGATAAAGTCTTTGTAGAAAGCATTGGCGGAGACATTACCATCAAGGTAGAAGACAATACAGACACCGGAAAAGGAATCTATTCCGAGGACGTCATCCATAAAGACCAGAATCTCGATGATGCCGAGATCCACTTCTGCGACCTGGATAACCTTGTTTTGTTTAAAATAAAACCTTACCAGGAAACAGAACGCTATTTCATTTATAATCACAAGGAAAAGACCGTTTCGAGGGCAGATGCACTGAAATATTCAGGGTTGCTGCTTCCTGAAAATCAAGGGGTATTATTTTCCAATGGATATGCTTTACAGACCGGAGGGCTGAAAGTAATCTCACAGGATCAGAACAGGCTGTATTACCTGAAAACAGTAACAGAACCCAATGGAGAGAATTTCCTGTATGTGTTCTATGATGATAAAACCAATAATTATCAGCTGATCTCTTACAACATTATCACCCAGACCATAGAAACACCCATCCGGTGTAGCGGCTTCTCCCTTCTGAATGATGGGAAGCTTATTTATCTAAGGGAAAGTATTGAAACCACCAAACATCATCTTGCACAGATCTGGCAGACTCCTTTCTCCAAAGAGCTGCAGCCGAATGCTGAAAAAGCAGACAGCCTGATTTACAAAATCGGAAACAAAGATATCGTAAGGGTAATGGCAGAAAGCCAGGAGCTGATCACCCTTCTGAATAAAAAAGACTCTTACAGCGGACTATATGATGATATTGTCAAACTTTCCACCTTTATTCTGGATACCTATTACTTTTTAGGTGAGAATGAAGTTCAGAACCTGAACCAGCCGCTTAAAGAGATCCGGAAAATTGCCCATTCAGCCATCAATGAGTACGAAAAAGTTGTAGAACAGAGAAAAAATACGGCGGAAGCTTTAGAGAAAATAAAACTTTCCTGCCAGAAAATACTTGATGATACCAAAAGACTTCATTATTCCCAGCTTACAGAATACATTGATGCTCTTTCCCAGATCAGAACGTTAAGAGGTGAAGTAACCGGAGCGAGAGAACTGAAATATGCAGATACAGCGCTTCTGGATTCATTGGAAAAATCATTGGCTGACCGGTATACTGAACTGTCCAATGCCTGTGTAGATTTTCTGCTTCAGGAAGGTGCGTTACTGCCATATGAGGAAAAAGCTCAGCAGATTTCAGAAGAAATCACGGGGCTTCAGAAGGCTGTGGATGCTAAAGTCATTGAAGAGAATATCAATACGCTTTCCGGGCAGCTTGAACTTCTGGTAGACATTGTGAACAACCTTAAAATAGAAGACACCTCACAGTCTACCCAGATCATTGAAAATATTTCCCAGATCTTTGCCCGTCTCAATCAGGAAAGACTGGAACTCGGAAAAAGAAAGCGGGAGATTTCCGGAAAAGAGCTGGCTTCAGATTTTCAGGCGCAGATTACCTTATTTGACCAATCGGTTATTAATTTTCTGGAACTTTCTCAAACCCCTGAAAAATGTGATGAATACCTGACCAAACTTTCCATTCAGCTGGAAGAAATGGGAACAAAATTCGTTGATTTTGACGAATTCATCCAGAAAATCGAAGAGAAAAGGGAAGAGGTTTACGGACACTTCCAGAACAAAAGGGTGCAGCTTACCGAAGCCAGAAATAAAAGAACTCAGAATCTTTTTGAGGCCGCTCAGAGAATCCTGAAATCGGTACAGACCAAAGCCGAATCTTTTGATTCTGAAAATGAAATTAATGGATATTATGCTTCAGACCTGATGGTTGAAAAAGCACGGGATCTTGCGAGGCAGCTGGCTGAGCTGGAAGATTCTGCTAAATCTGAAGAGATCCAGACCCTTTTAAAAACATCCCAGCAGGAAGCCGTAAGAAAGCTGAAGGATAAAAAAGAAATCTATGCGGACGGAGAAAGCATTATTGCGCTCGGCGACTACAAATTTGCAGTGAACCAACAGAAGTTGGATCTTACCCTTGTTCTCAGAAATGCACAATATTATTATCATCTTACAGGAACAAGCTTCTATGAGCCGCTTCTCTTTGATGGCACAGAAGATTTCAGAGAAGTCTGGAATCAGGAATTCGTTTCAGAAAATGCTCAGGTTAAAAGATTTGAATACCTGGCCTGGAATGTATTTTCAACCCATAAAAAAATAGCAGCAGATCCGGAAAATGAAGCGGCAGTACAACAGTTCACTGCTGCACATTTCGGAGAAGGTCTCGTAAAGGGAGTTCACGATAAAGATGCACAGGTGATTGTCTCAAAATTGCAGCAAATGCATAATGAACTTGGCCTGATGAGGTTTTCTGCCGGAGAAAGAGCTCTGGCCCAGTTATTCTGGCTCTTTTTAAAAGAAGAAAGAAAAGAATATTATACCAGACAGTTTGAAGCCGCGGAAATAATTTCCCGTTCATTTGCCAACACTCAGGGATTTGAGTATCTGCTGAAAGAACTATCAGAAGAGATCAGAACCTTTGCTTCAGAGACCAAATTTCTGGATAACACAGATTTTTCGAATGCGGCGTTATATCTGAAACAGGAAAACCGTGAGAGCTTCCTTATCACAGAACAGGCAGGAGCATTGTATGAACTGTTTTTAAAAGAATTAAAAGAAAAAGGTAAAGACCTTGAATTCATAGAACAGATCAAAGCAATGTATATATACCCTTCAGCCTGTTATTACACAGCAGAAAGCGCCCTGAAAGCCTTTGATCCTAATGCGGATGAAAATGTAATCTGTGAAACTGCGGCATTCCTGATCACCCAGAAGTTTGATCCGAAAAATATCAGACATGTTTCTTATGAAACAACCATAAAGGATCTTAAGTCTCTTGAAAAAGATACGGAATATCCTCTTAATTATTTTGAATTTGCATCCCGTTTAGGCCATTTCAATACCGTTACCGTTCCTAAATACAGAAAGTTGCAGGATCTGAAATACAATTGGGTGGGTGAAAAGAAAAAAGCACTGAAGCTGGATACTTTTAAACCTCAGGTGCTCAGCTCTTTTGTAAGAAATAAGCTGATCAATGATGTTTATTTTCCGCTGATCGGGGCCAATCTGGCAAAACAGCTGGGAACAGCAGGTTCAGATAAAAGAACCGACCGTATGGGAATGCTCCTTCTGGTATCGCCTCCGGGCTATGGAAAGACAACTCTTATGGAATATATGGCGGAAAGAATGGGACTGGTTTTTATGAAGATCAACGGACCATCTCTTGGTTATGACATTCTTTCCACTGATCCTTCGGAAGCTAAAAATGCAGGAGCCAGACAGGAGCTTGAAAAGCTGAATCTTGCTCTTGAAATGGGAGATAATGTCATGCTGTATTTAGATGATATTCAGCACTGTAACCCGGAATTCCTGCAAAAATTCATCTCCCTTGCCGATGGGCAGAGAAAAATAGAAGGAATCTACAACGGTGAAAGCAAAACCTATGACCTCCGGTCCAAGAGATTCTGCCTTGTGATGGCCGGAAACCCATATACGGAAAATGGCGAGAAGTTTAAAATTCCGGATATGCTGGCCAACCGTTCGGATACGTATAACCTCGGAGAAATTTCAGGTGCCAGAACAGATCTCTTTGATTTGAGCTTAATTGAAAATTCCCTGATGTCTAATGAATATCTCACCAGGCTTACCCAACCGGGAATTGATAACCTTTACGAACTGTATGAATGTGTGATAACAAATAATCCTGCAGATAACCTTAAAGGAAACTTCAGTTCCAACGAGATCGCAGATTTCAGAGCGGTGCTGGAAAACACCATTATGGTTAGAAACATGATCCTGAAAGTCAACAGGGAATATATTGCATCTGCAGCCATGTCTGATGATTACAGAAATGAACCGCCGTTCAAACTGCAGGGATCGTATCGTAATATGAATAAGCTGATTGCTCAGATCCAGCCGATCTTAAAAAAGAATGAAGTCATTCAGATTGTTCTTGATCATTATCAGAATGAATCCCAGACTTTAACTACCGGTGCAGAAGCCAATATGCTTAAACTTAAAGAACTGATCGATGTGATTTCAGAAGAGGAAAATGAACGCTGGAACGAGATCAAAAAGACATTTGTAAAGAATAAAACCTTAAAAGGACTGGGAGAAAATGACAGGATGTCCCAGATTGTTGCTTTGCTGGCTCAATTCGGAGACGGATTGGAAGGCATCAAAGAAGCTTTGAGAAAAACAGAACAATAA
- a CDS encoding LamG-like jellyroll fold domain-containing protein, with protein MKTKLFSMAVIMSCLLGAQTKKVLFIGIDGCRADVMMSSGIPNIQNLISQSIYSLDGLCAATTWSGNGWSTMLTGVWHTKHNVQDNNFTSPNFANYPDFLTRAESHNPNLRTISLAHWTPINDKIVQNADVKTNFGTDLAVKNAAVNALQNDNPDILFVDFDDVDHAGHSYGFSSSVPQYVSSIQTTDSYIGEIISAMKNRASYHNEDWLVVLTTDHGAVDSSHGGGNLSERNIFTIYSNPGFTPQQISKTVLESNKTFNQLSFPAGTYAKPGSQTPFNFGTSQDFTIEFWVKPNAAYSSDPVMISNKNWANGKNKGVVISGYSGQTFKMNIGDGTNRIDLVGGKAETGKWKHIAVSFDRDGLVTLYEDGVPVTFAKMNTIGNIDSGLPLTLNQDGTNTYDPKLAASYKDVRIWKSALPNEVIANWANQDITPAHPFYAQLLANWKCAETSGNTLVDSGPNANHMTITGSPTYNTGITSAFKIYNYGSTTRETDHLPTVLNWLCIPVQPSWGIDGINRIPACSNESLAVKESYDDIKSDFNVYPNPASESISIVYTSDDKEIRADILDARGVSFASKQLKSPKGKYHEKLGIEGLSAGMYFIRISGSKESLTKSFIKK; from the coding sequence ATGAAAACAAAACTCTTTTCAATGGCAGTTATAATGAGCTGTTTATTAGGTGCACAAACCAAAAAAGTCCTTTTTATTGGAATAGATGGCTGTCGTGCCGATGTCATGATGTCTTCCGGCATTCCAAACATCCAAAACCTCATCAGCCAGTCCATTTATTCTCTGGATGGTTTATGTGCGGCCACAACCTGGAGCGGAAACGGCTGGAGCACGATGCTTACAGGAGTATGGCATACGAAGCATAATGTACAGGACAATAATTTTACCAGTCCCAATTTTGCCAATTACCCTGATTTTCTCACCAGAGCCGAAAGCCATAATCCCAATTTAAGAACAATCTCCCTGGCACACTGGACTCCCATCAATGATAAGATTGTTCAGAACGCAGATGTAAAAACCAATTTCGGAACAGATCTGGCGGTAAAAAATGCAGCGGTTAATGCTTTACAGAATGATAATCCTGATATTTTATTCGTTGATTTTGATGATGTAGATCATGCCGGACATTCTTACGGTTTCTCATCCAGTGTTCCTCAGTATGTTTCTTCTATACAGACTACAGATTCTTATATTGGAGAGATCATATCTGCAATGAAAAACAGGGCTTCATATCATAATGAAGACTGGCTTGTTGTGTTAACCACAGATCATGGAGCTGTTGATAGTTCTCATGGTGGTGGAAATCTTTCGGAAAGAAATATTTTCACCATCTATTCCAATCCAGGATTCACCCCACAGCAGATCAGTAAGACTGTTCTGGAATCTAATAAAACGTTTAACCAACTTAGCTTTCCGGCCGGAACTTATGCGAAACCTGGCAGCCAGACGCCTTTTAACTTCGGAACCAGCCAGGATTTTACCATTGAATTTTGGGTGAAGCCCAATGCCGCCTATTCAAGTGATCCGGTGATGATCAGTAATAAAAACTGGGCAAACGGAAAGAACAAGGGAGTGGTTATCTCGGGATATTCCGGGCAGACCTTTAAGATGAACATCGGAGACGGAACCAACCGGATTGACCTCGTTGGCGGTAAAGCAGAAACCGGAAAGTGGAAACATATTGCGGTAAGTTTTGACCGTGACGGCCTTGTCACCCTGTATGAAGACGGCGTTCCCGTAACTTTTGCCAAAATGAATACCATCGGAAATATAGACTCAGGACTCCCGTTAACGCTAAATCAGGATGGCACCAATACCTATGACCCTAAACTTGCAGCCTCCTATAAAGATGTCAGAATCTGGAAATCCGCTCTTCCCAACGAGGTCATTGCCAACTGGGCCAATCAGGATATTACACCTGCCCACCCTTTCTATGCTCAATTATTAGCTAACTGGAAATGTGCTGAAACTTCAGGAAATACTTTAGTCGATTCTGGTCCAAATGCCAATCATATGACCATTACCGGTTCTCCTACGTATAACACAGGGATTACTTCCGCATTTAAAATCTACAACTATGGCTCTACCACAAGAGAAACGGATCACCTTCCTACTGTACTCAACTGGCTTTGTATCCCGGTTCAGCCTTCATGGGGAATTGATGGTATAAACCGTATACCAGCCTGTTCAAACGAAAGTTTAGCGGTAAAAGAATCCTATGATGACATAAAAAGCGATTTTAACGTTTATCCCAATCCGGCATCAGAAAGCATAAGCATTGTTTATACTTCTGACGATAAAGAAATCCGGGCAGATATTTTGGATGCCAGAGGAGTTTCTTTTGCTTCAAAACAATTAAAATCCCCCAAAGGAAAGTATCACGAAAAGCTTGGAATAGAAGGGCTTTCTGCGGGAATGTACTTTATCAGGATCAGCGGAAGTAAAGAATCTCTTACAAAATCCTTCATCAAAAAATAA
- a CDS encoding flotillin family protein, whose translation MNLPFIAGIIVAVVASVGLVFWILSMYKKTVQGIVILRTGYGGTKVFFNAGIVIPIIHRMESMDISVKKLEIAREGKAGLICKDNMRADIQVAFFIRVNKSVDDIVNVAQTIGCQRASDAGTLRELFEAKFSEALKTVGKKFDFTELYEARSEFRQEILHIIGTDLNGYVLDDCAIDYLEQTSIDKLDKDNILDSEGIKKITELTANQNIKANQVRRDQEKTITKQNVEAREAILELEKQLAEKEESQKREVANIKARENAEILKVEEEERLRYETVRIATEEKLQIAEENKLRQVVIAAKNKERADLVETERVMKDKALEATERERIVSLAQIEKDKAIELEKKSIQDAIRERLTMEKTVVEEQQGIKDLEAFKTAERNKQVEITVATQEAEKKLIVETRAAESRRLAAEKDAQKYVIEAQAKRDAAEKEAEARKIIADAKAKEEATVGLSEAQVLHAKADAAERQGIVEAVVIEKKAEAVKKEGIAQAEVIKEKALAEAAGINEKAEAMKKLNDAGKDHEEFRLKLNKEKEVELAQIAVQKDIADAQSLVLAEAFKSAKIDIVGGDNTFFDNVIRQVSAGKGLDKFVNHSENAQILRDNLLGDGENIIGRVMGMVDKYKISTDDIKNMSIASLIFKLNGVADQQERGILERALDMAKHLGVENKPVNNNSI comes from the coding sequence ATGAATTTACCTTTTATTGCTGGAATTATTGTTGCTGTAGTGGCTTCAGTCGGGTTGGTTTTCTGGATCTTATCCATGTATAAGAAGACCGTTCAGGGAATCGTTATTTTGAGAACAGGATATGGCGGAACGAAAGTATTTTTTAATGCAGGTATTGTAATCCCTATCATTCACCGTATGGAATCTATGGATATTTCCGTAAAAAAGCTGGAAATCGCAAGAGAAGGAAAAGCCGGGCTGATTTGTAAAGATAACATGAGAGCCGATATTCAGGTAGCTTTCTTTATCCGTGTCAACAAATCAGTAGATGATATTGTCAATGTTGCCCAAACCATCGGATGTCAGAGAGCTTCTGATGCAGGTACCTTAAGAGAACTGTTTGAAGCAAAATTCTCAGAAGCCCTTAAAACGGTAGGAAAGAAATTTGATTTTACTGAATTATACGAAGCAAGAAGCGAATTTCGCCAGGAAATCCTTCACATTATCGGAACAGATCTGAACGGATATGTCCTTGACGACTGTGCGATTGACTATCTTGAACAGACTTCAATTGACAAACTTGATAAAGATAATATTTTAGATTCTGAGGGGATCAAAAAAATAACTGAACTTACAGCAAACCAGAATATTAAAGCGAACCAGGTGCGCAGAGATCAGGAAAAAACAATCACAAAACAAAATGTTGAAGCCCGTGAGGCCATCCTGGAACTGGAAAAACAGCTGGCGGAAAAAGAAGAATCTCAAAAAAGAGAAGTAGCCAACATCAAGGCTCGTGAAAATGCAGAAATTTTAAAAGTAGAAGAAGAAGAACGTCTGAGATATGAAACGGTTCGAATTGCTACAGAAGAAAAACTGCAGATTGCAGAAGAAAATAAGCTTCGTCAGGTGGTTATTGCTGCTAAAAATAAAGAGCGTGCCGATCTTGTAGAAACAGAAAGAGTGATGAAAGACAAAGCTCTTGAAGCTACAGAAAGAGAAAGGATCGTTTCCCTGGCACAGATTGAAAAAGACAAAGCCATCGAACTCGAAAAGAAAAGCATTCAGGATGCGATCCGTGAGCGTCTGACCATGGAAAAAACAGTGGTGGAAGAACAGCAGGGCATTAAAGACCTTGAAGCATTCAAAACTGCAGAAAGAAACAAGCAGGTAGAAATTACAGTAGCCACTCAGGAGGCAGAGAAAAAACTGATCGTGGAAACCAGAGCGGCGGAATCCAGAAGGCTGGCAGCAGAAAAAGATGCTCAGAAATATGTGATTGAAGCCCAGGCCAAAAGAGATGCAGCAGAAAAAGAAGCAGAAGCACGTAAAATCATTGCTGATGCCAAAGCGAAAGAAGAAGCAACAGTAGGCCTATCTGAAGCTCAGGTATTGCATGCTAAAGCTGATGCTGCAGAAAGACAGGGTATTGTAGAAGCAGTAGTAATCGAGAAAAAAGCAGAAGCTGTTAAAAAAGAAGGAATTGCTCAGGCAGAAGTAATCAAAGAAAAAGCCTTAGCAGAAGCGGCTGGAATCAATGAGAAAGCAGAAGCCATGAAGAAACTGAACGATGCCGGAAAAGATCACGAAGAATTCCGTCTGAAACTGAATAAAGAAAAAGAAGTAGAACTGGCTCAGATTGCTGTTCAGAAAGATATTGCAGACGCACAGTCGCTGGTATTGGCAGAAGCCTTCAAATCGGCTAAGATTGATATTGTAGGAGGAGATAACACCTTCTTTGATAATGTGATCCGCCAGGTTTCAGCAGGAAAAGGATTGGATAAATTCGTAAATCATAGTGAAAATGCCCAGATTCTCAGAGATAACCTTCTGGGGGATGGTGAAAATATCATTGGCAGAGTGATGGGAATGGTAGACAAATACAAGATCTCAACAGATGATATTAAAAATATGAGCATCGCTTCCCTGATTTTTAAACTGAACGGAGTGGCAGATCAGCAGGAGAGAGGCATTCTGGAAAGAGCTCTGGACATGGCAAAACATCTTGGTGTGGAAAATAAACCGGTAAACAATAACTCTATTTAA
- a CDS encoding aminotransferase-like domain-containing protein, which produces MSKDVLYLKIANSVTEQIKSETLQYGDRLPSLRSAQKLYNVSLNTIKQAYMELESRSLVESRPKYGYYVSQTSQRKLALPSVGKIKVSEGENTPEDLIGKVFGTIAGTDVTQFALGIPGKSLLPVAKMKKCMIDVMKRKHDSGTNYEPVQGSERLRREIAKWSIVMEGKITEDDLVITSGAMNGVYNCLMAVTQPGDSVAVESPVYFGILQAIQLLGLKAVEIPTHPITGVDLDALKKVLPDLSACCFVVNYNNPLGFQMPDENKKELVSMLTEHNVPLVEDDVYGNIYFGAGRPRPCKFYDEAGIVMWVGSVSKTLAPGYRVGWVAPGKFKEKIIRQKLVQTVSGPSLFSDVIADFLEHGRYDHHLRMFRKKLYANYLQIQKSVTQYFPDNTKISEPKGGFMLWLELDKKICTEDLYDVALSQKINFAPGRMFSQYNQYQNCMRLNYALEWTDRVESDLEKLGKMIKKRI; this is translated from the coding sequence ATGTCTAAAGATGTTCTGTATCTTAAAATAGCCAATTCCGTCACCGAGCAGATCAAAAGTGAAACCCTACAGTATGGGGACAGGCTGCCTTCTTTGAGGAGTGCCCAGAAACTTTATAATGTTAGCTTAAATACGATAAAGCAGGCTTATATGGAGCTGGAAAGCCGCTCTCTGGTAGAGTCGCGTCCTAAATACGGATATTATGTAAGCCAGACTTCCCAACGGAAACTGGCATTGCCTTCAGTAGGCAAAATAAAGGTTTCAGAAGGAGAAAATACTCCGGAAGATCTTATCGGTAAAGTATTCGGAACCATTGCAGGAACAGATGTAACCCAGTTTGCATTGGGAATTCCGGGCAAGAGTCTTCTTCCTGTTGCAAAGATGAAGAAATGCATGATTGATGTGATGAAGAGAAAACACGACAGCGGGACGAATTATGAGCCGGTACAGGGAAGTGAACGTCTCCGTCGTGAAATTGCCAAATGGTCCATCGTGATGGAAGGGAAAATAACGGAAGATGATCTGGTAATCACTTCCGGAGCTATGAATGGCGTTTATAACTGTCTGATGGCCGTTACCCAACCGGGTGATTCTGTTGCCGTAGAAAGTCCGGTGTATTTCGGAATCCTTCAGGCGATTCAGCTGCTGGGACTGAAAGCCGTGGAAATTCCCACCCATCCTATTACCGGAGTAGATCTGGATGCGTTGAAAAAAGTGCTTCCTGACCTTTCAGCATGCTGTTTCGTAGTGAATTACAACAATCCGTTAGGTTTCCAGATGCCGGATGAGAACAAAAAAGAACTGGTGAGTATGCTTACTGAACATAATGTTCCCTTGGTTGAAGATGATGTGTATGGAAATATCTATTTCGGAGCAGGGAGACCAAGACCCTGCAAATTTTATGATGAAGCCGGAATCGTAATGTGGGTAGGCTCAGTTTCCAAGACACTGGCGCCGGGCTATAGAGTGGGTTGGGTAGCCCCGGGAAAATTTAAAGAAAAGATCATCCGTCAGAAATTGGTTCAGACGGTATCAGGGCCTTCTTTATTTTCGGATGTTATTGCTGATTTCCTTGAACATGGCCGCTATGACCATCATCTAAGGATGTTCAGAAAAAAGCTGTATGCGAATTATCTTCAGATTCAGAAATCGGTGACCCAGTATTTCCCGGATAACACCAAAATATCTGAGCCGAAAGGAGGTTTTATGCTGTGGCTGGAACTGGATAAAAAGATCTGCACGGAAGATCTGTACGATGTGGCGCTTAGCCAGAAGATCAACTTTGCTCCCGGAAGAATGTTTTCACAATACAACCAGTATCAGAACTGCATGCGTCTGAATTATGCTTTAGAATGGACCGATCGTGTTGAAAGCGACCTGGAGAAACTGGGTAAAATGATTAAAAAAAGAATTTAA